The following proteins come from a genomic window of Plectropomus leopardus isolate mb chromosome 11, YSFRI_Pleo_2.0, whole genome shotgun sequence:
- the LOC121950601 gene encoding Golgi apparatus membrane protein TVP23 homolog A-like isoform X2: protein MTMADDTEDVELDFADDEQERARRSAVIRHPLASFFHLFFRVVAIVAYLLCDWISENFASCFVLIITLLSFDFWSVKNVTGRLLVGLRWWNQIDEDGKSLWVFEAKKSSRGNSIGTEAEARIFWLGLIICPLIWTFFFFTSLFSLKIKWLSLVVASISLQVANLYGYLRCKAVGEDGQPADTRSFTGQHLLQRPDIIFGIL, encoded by the exons ATG ACGATGGCGGATGACACGGAGGATGTTGAGCTGGACTTTGCTGATGATGAGCAGGAGAGGGCGCGGAGAAGCGCAGTCATAAG ACACCCCCTTGCCTCTTTTTTCCACCTGTTCTTCCGGGTTGTTGCCATCGTTGCCTATTTGCTCTGTGACTGGATCAGCGAGAACTTTGCATCATGCTTTGTCCTGATCATCACTCTGCTCTCTTTTGACTTCTGGTCTGTCAAG AATGTGACTGGCAGGCTGTTGGTGGGGCTGCGCTGGTGGAATCAGATCGACGAGGATGGAAAGAGCCTCTGGGTGTTTGAGGCCAAAAAA TCCTCCCGGGGCAACAGCATTGGGACAGAGGCTGAGGCAAGGATATTTTGGCTGGGTCTCATCATCTGTCCTCTCATATGGacattcttcttcttcacctccCTCTTCTCCCTGAAGATTAAATGGCTG TCCCTTGTTGTAGCTAGTATTTCCCTCCAAGTGGCTAATCTCTATGGCTACCTACGCTGTAAGGCAGTGGGCGAGGACGGCCAGCCTGCAGACACCCGCTCTTTCACGGGACAGCACCTCCTGCAGCGT CCAGACATCATCTTTGGAATACTATGA
- the LOC121950601 gene encoding Golgi apparatus membrane protein TVP23 homolog A-like isoform X1: protein MLCYDLILLCFVIACQTMADDTEDVELDFADDEQERARRSAVIRHPLASFFHLFFRVVAIVAYLLCDWISENFASCFVLIITLLSFDFWSVKNVTGRLLVGLRWWNQIDEDGKSLWVFEAKKSSRGNSIGTEAEARIFWLGLIICPLIWTFFFFTSLFSLKIKWLSLVVASISLQVANLYGYLRCKAVGEDGQPADTRSFTGQHLLQRPDIIFGIL from the exons ATGCTCTGTTATGATTTAatcctgttgtgttttgttattgcatGTCAGACGATGGCGGATGACACGGAGGATGTTGAGCTGGACTTTGCTGATGATGAGCAGGAGAGGGCGCGGAGAAGCGCAGTCATAAG ACACCCCCTTGCCTCTTTTTTCCACCTGTTCTTCCGGGTTGTTGCCATCGTTGCCTATTTGCTCTGTGACTGGATCAGCGAGAACTTTGCATCATGCTTTGTCCTGATCATCACTCTGCTCTCTTTTGACTTCTGGTCTGTCAAG AATGTGACTGGCAGGCTGTTGGTGGGGCTGCGCTGGTGGAATCAGATCGACGAGGATGGAAAGAGCCTCTGGGTGTTTGAGGCCAAAAAA TCCTCCCGGGGCAACAGCATTGGGACAGAGGCTGAGGCAAGGATATTTTGGCTGGGTCTCATCATCTGTCCTCTCATATGGacattcttcttcttcacctccCTCTTCTCCCTGAAGATTAAATGGCTG TCCCTTGTTGTAGCTAGTATTTCCCTCCAAGTGGCTAATCTCTATGGCTACCTACGCTGTAAGGCAGTGGGCGAGGACGGCCAGCCTGCAGACACCCGCTCTTTCACGGGACAGCACCTCCTGCAGCGT CCAGACATCATCTTTGGAATACTATGA